Below is a window of Candidatus Sulfotelmatobacter sp. DNA.
GATTACGCCGACCGTCACCATCAGCTCGATGAGGGTCAGGCCGGACTGGGATCGATCCGTCGGACGAATGCTTCTGTCGTCGTGATTCATCGCGTCGAGACCAGGTCGAGGAGGTGGATCGTGCGAGGCGCGCCGGATTCGGTCCAGTTGACCGTCACGGTGATCCGGTTGAGCCCGGTTCCGACGGAGTCCACCCGCGTGTTCCAGGTGCAGTTGTCCGTGGTTCCGGAATCGGCCACCGCGCCGGCATAACCGAGCGCGCGGGCCTGCTCCATCTGGTTCTCGGCCACCGCCATCGCGCGAGTGCGGCGGCCGGTCGCGTAGACGTCGGAAGACGAATGAGTCTGGACGGCGGAGAGCGCCAGGAGGCCGACGGCGATGACGACCAGCACGACCATCAGCTCGACGAGCGTGACGCCGGCCTCGGCCTTCGCCAACCAGCGGGTTCGCTTAGTCACGGACCACCCTCCCGTTCGAGGCGATCTGAACGACCGAGCTGTCGTGCGAGTCGCTGACCGTGACGGATACCGGATCGGTGAGTCCCCACGGATAGAACGTCGCCGTGTCACTCGCCGAGCAGGAGACGCCATTGGGCATCTCTCGGGTGAGAAGCGTGGTGGTCGGGTTCAGCTGCTCGACCTGGTAGGTGGCCCCGGAGAACAGGATGATGCAGGTCTTGCGCGAGGTGGACGCGATCGTGTGCGCGTAGTGGATGTCGGCCTCGAGGGTCTGCGCGGCGCCCACCAGTCTCGAGCTCCGCATGAAGCTCGAGACCGTCGGAACGGT
It encodes the following:
- a CDS encoding GspH/FimT family pseudopilin encodes the protein MKSAARDERGFTLAELMVVISILGLLFALTVPTVSSFMRSSRLVGAAQTLEADIHYAHTIASTSRKTCIILFSGATYQVEQLNPTTTLLTREMPNGVSCSASDTATFYPWGLTDPVSVTVSDSHDSSVVQIASNGRVVRD
- a CDS encoding prepilin-type N-terminal cleavage/methylation domain-containing protein, with the protein product MTKRTRWLAKAEAGVTLVELMVVLVVIAVGLLALSAVQTHSSSDVYATGRRTRAMAVAENQMEQARALGYAGAVADSGTTDNCTWNTRVDSVGTGLNRITVTVNWTESGAPRTIHLLDLVSTR